The Ranitomeya imitator isolate aRanImi1 chromosome 6, aRanImi1.pri, whole genome shotgun sequence genome window below encodes:
- the LOC138643180 gene encoding protein rtoA-like, which produces MKGLMICLVAAAFCMDLAWSLQCYYCKEESDLAKCNGVKECSAGQGACKIFLTRADGKEKYSRDCAANCAPPDSTGIYCCNSDLCNKLGLPSNASIANNSTSPIGNLGRVPSNSSIGNTTANTSPSANSTSNSSYNNTITGNTSNSTGTSHGPGSNNISSNSTSGHSNNMSSSLGSSAPMNSTGTSHGPGSGNNSSNSTSGHNNNTSSVLGSSTPMNSTGISNGPGSGNNSSNSATGHNNNTSATLGSSTPKNSTGISNGPGSGNNSSNSATGHNNNTSATLGSSTPKNSTGISNGPGCGNKSSNSATGHNNNTSATLGSSTPKNSTGISNGPGSGNNSSNSATGHNNNTSATLGSSTPMNSSSIKHGPGSGHDSSNSATDVNTNSITNVSSTIVSTGGSSPNGHSSSPIKTKNPKTRK; this is translated from the exons ATGAAGGGATTAATGATCTGTCTGGTGGCCGCTGCCTTCTGCATGGACTTGG CTTGGTCCTTGCAATGCTATTACTGTAAGGAGGAAAGCGATCTAGCAAAGTGCAACGGGGTAAAAGAGTGCTCAGCCGGGCAGGGCGCCTGCAAGATCTTCCTGACCCGTGCAG ATGGAAAAGAGAAGTATTCCAGAGACTGCGCCGCCAACTGTGCACCGCCTGACTCAACCGGCATCTACTGCTGCAATAGCGACCTGTGCAACAAACTAGGGCTTCCGTCAAATGCAAGTATTGCCAATAATAGCACCAGTCCTATTGGCAATTTAGGCAGAGTCCCTTCCAACTCCTCCATTGGGAACACCACAGCTAATACAAGTCCCTCAGCCAACTCAACTAGTAACTCCAGTTACAACAATACCATTACTGGCAACACCAGCAACTCAACAGGCACCAGTCACGGTCCAGGATCTAACAACATCTCTTCCAACTCTACTTCTGGTCATAGCAATAATATGAGCTCAAGCTTGGGCTCATCCGCTCCCATGAACTCTACCGGCACCAGCCATGGTCCAGGATCTGGCAACAACTCTTCCAATTCTACGAGTGGTCATAACAATAATACGAGTTCTGTCTTAGGATCATCCACCCCTATGAACTCTACTGGTATCTCCAATGGTCCAGGATCTGGCAACAACTCTTCCAATTCTGCGACTGGTCATAACAACAATACGAGTGCCACCTTAGGCTCTTCCACCCCCAAGAACTCTACTGGTATCTCCAATGGTCCAGGATCTGGCAACAACTCTTCCAATTCTGCGACTGGTCATAACAACAATACGAGTGCCACCTTAGGCTCTTCCACCCCCAAGAACTCTACTGGTATCTCCAATGGTCCAGGATGTGGCAACAAGTCTTCCAATTCTGCGACTGGTCATAACAACAATACGAGTGCCACCTTAGGCTCTTCCACCCCCAAGAACTCTACTGGTATATCCAATGGTCCAGGATCTGGCAACAACTCTTCCAATTCTGCGACTGGTCATAACAACAATACGAGTGCCACCTTAGGCTCTTCCACCCCCATGAACTCTTCAAGCATCAAGCATGGTCCAGGATCTGGCCATGACTCTTCCAATTCTGCGACTGATGTCAACACCAATTCTATCACAAACGTGTCCTCCACCATTGTCTCTACTGGTGGGTCATCGCCTAATGGACACAGCTCCTCCCCAATAAAAACCAAAAACCCTAAGACAAGGAAATAA